From a region of the Balaenoptera musculus isolate JJ_BM4_2016_0621 chromosome 15, mBalMus1.pri.v3, whole genome shotgun sequence genome:
- the VPS16 gene encoding vacuolar protein sorting-associated protein 16 homolog isoform X5 yields the protein MPEVPGLQSAPSCWTTVCQDRVAHILLAVGPDLYLLDHAACSAVIPPGLAPGVSSFLQMAVSFTYRHLALFTDTGYIWMGTASLKEKLCEFNCNIRAPPKQMVWCSRPRSKERAVVVGWERRLMVVGDAPEGIQFVLDEDSYLVPELDGVRIFSRSTHEFLHEVPVASEEIFKIASMAPGALLLEAQKEYEKESQKADEYLREIQELGQLPQAVQQCIEAAGHEHWPDMQKSLLRAASFGKCFLDRFPPDSFVRMCQDLRVLNAIRDYHIGIPLTYSQYKQLTIQVLLDRLVLRRLYPLAIQICEYLRLPEVQGVSRILAHWACYKVQQKDVSDEDVARAINQKLGDTPGVSYSDIAARAYGCGRTELAIKLLEYEPRSGEQVPLLLKMKRSKLALSKAIESGDTDLVFTVLLHLKNELNRGDFFMTLRNQPMALSLYRQFCKHQELETLKDLYNQDDNHQELGSFHIRASYAAEERIEGRVAALQTAADAFYKAKNEFAAKATEDQMRLLRLQRRLEDELGGRFLDLSLHDTVTTLILSGQNKRAEQLARDFRIPDKRLWWLKLTALADLEDWEELEKFSKSKKSPIGYLPFVEICMKQHNKYEAKKYASRVGPEQKVKALLLVGDVAQAADVAIEHRSEAEMSLVLSHCTGATDGATADKIQRARAQAQKK from the exons ATGCCAGAGGTGCCAG GTCTGCAGAGTGCACCCTCATGCTGGACCACAGTGTGCCAGGACCGAGTGGCACACATTCTTCTGGCTGTAGGACCTGATCTTTACCTCCTGGATCACGCAGCCTGCTCTGCAGTG ATACCACCTGGCCTAGCTCCAGGAGTGAGCAGCTTCCTGCAGATGGCTGTCTCCTTCACCTACAGACACCTGGCGCTCTTCACAGACACAGGGTACATCTGGATGGGGACAGCATCTCTCAAG GAGAAGCTGTGTGAGTTCAACTGCAACATCCGGGCTCCCCCGAAGCAGATGGTCTG GTGCAGCCGTCCTCGCAGCAAGGAGAGGGCCGTTGTGGTAGGCTGGGAGAGGCGGCTAATGGTGGTGGGCGACGCACCTGAGGGCATCCA GTTCGTGCTGGATGAGGACTCCTACCTGGTGCCTGAGCTGGATGGGGTCCGCATCTTCTCCCGCAGTACCCATGAGTTCTTGCACGAGGTTCCAG TGGCCAGCGAGGAGATCTTTAAAATTGCCTCAATGGCCCCTGGAGCGCTACTGTTGGAGGCCCAGAAGGAATATGAG AAAGAGAGCCAGAAGGCGGATGAGTACCTGCGGGAGATCCAGGAGCTGGGGCAGCTGCCCCAGGCCGTGCAGCAGTGCATCGAGGCAGCGGGACATGAGCACTGGCCAGACATGCAGAAGAGTCTGCTCAGG GCGGCCTCCTTTGGAAAGTGTTTCCTGGACAGATTTCCACCCGACAGCTTTGTGCGCATGTGTCAGGACCTTCGTGTACTCAATGCCATTCGGGACTATCACATCGGGATTCCCCTCACCTATAGCCA atacaaGCAGCTCACCATCCAGGTGCTGCTGGACAG GCTTGTGTTGCGGAGGCTTTACCCCCTGGCCATTCAGATATGTGAGTACCTGCGGCTTCCTGAAGTGCAGGGCGTCAGCAGAATCCTGGCCCACTGGGCCTGCTACAAG GTACAACAGAAGGACGTGTCTGACGAGGATGTTGCTCGAGCCATTAACCAGAAGCTGGGGGACACACCTGGTGTCTCTTACTCTGACATTGCTGCACGAGCCTATGGCTGTGGCCGCACGGAGCTGGCCATCAAG ctgCTGGAATATGAGCCACGCTCTGGGGAACAGGTTCCCCTTCTCCTAAAGATGAAGAGGAGCAAACTGGCACTAAGCAAGGCCATCGAGAGTGGGGATACTGACCTGG TGTTCACGGTGCTGCTGCACCTGAAGAATGAGCTGAACCGAGGAGACTTTTTCATGACTCTTCGGAACCAGCCCATGGCCTTAAGTTTGTACCGACAG TTCTGTAAGCATCAAGAGCTAGAGACGCTGAAGGACCTTTACAATCAGGATGACAACCACCAGGAGCTGGGCAGCTTCCACATCCGAGCCAGCTACGCTGCAGAGGAG CGTATTGAGGGGCGAGTTGCAGCTCTGCAGACGGCAGCCGACGCATTCTACAAGGCCAAGAATGAGTTTGCAGCCAAG GCCACAGAGGATCAAATGCGGCTCCTACGGCTGCAGCGACGCCTAGAAGATGAGCTGGGGGGCCGGTTCTTAGACCTGTCTCTACACGACACGGTCACCACCCTCATCCTCAGCGGCCAAAACAAGCGCGCGGAGCAGCTGGCACGTGACTTCCGCATCCCTGATAAGAG GCTCTGGTGGCTGAAGCTGACCGCCCTGGCAGATCTAGAAGACTGGGAGGAGCTAGAGAAGTTTTCTAAGAGCAAGAAATCACCCATCGGCTATCTG CCCTTTGTGGAAATCTGCATGAAGCAACACAACAAATATGAAGCCAAAAAGTATGCTTCCCGCGTGGGTCCCGAGCAGAAGGTCAAGGCCTTGCTTCTTGTTGG GGACGTGGCTCAGGCTGCAGACGTTGCCATCGAGCACCGGAGTGAGGCAGAGATGAGCCTCGTATTGTCCCACTGCACCGGAGCCACAGATGGGGCCACGGCTGACAAGATTCAGCGGGCCCGGGCTCAAGCCCAGAAGAAGTGA